The Reinekea forsetii genome contains the following window.
TGAGCGGGCCGGCGGGCCCGCGATGGACGGCAATTAAGGCTATTTAAGCGCTGCCGATGAAAACAGTTCCTCGACCAGACCATAGGTCAACAACTGCGGTAAGATCTGCGCTACCGGATCACCCTGCGAGTAAAAGGCATAGAGCGGCACGCCATCTCGATTAAAACCGGCAATCAGTGCATCAACCGCTGGCGATGGATTGGTCCAATCGGCTCGAATCAAGACTATATCGTTATCACGGACCAAGCGTTCAAAGCGCTTACCCGACAGTGCTACGCGTTCATTGGCTTTGCAGGTAATGCACCAGGCCGCGGTCACATCGACAAACACACTCTTACCCTCGGCCAAGGATTGACTGACCAGAGCGGCGGAATAGTCTTGCCAGATATCGACGCTACGGCGCTGATCCAGGATCATCGAGAGCGCGGTCACCAGTAACAACAGGCGGGTCAAACGCTTGAACCAGATCTTGCCCCGCGCTTGGCCCGGCAACACGGTCAGAGCAGGCCAAATCGCCAAACTGAACAAAATCAAGCCCAGGCCCACCTTCAATAGGGCGTTCGAGCCTTGCAATTCAACCAACACCCAGAGCAGCCAGAGCGCGGTGGCATAGAGCGGGAATGCCATCAACTGGCGAAATTGATCCATCCAGGCACCGGGTTTGGGCATCCTCTTCACTAAGGCGGGCACATAGCTGATCGCTAGAATTGGCAACGCCAAACCCAGGCCCATGGCCGCAAAGATCAATAGGCTGACATAGGCCGGCTGCAGCAAAGCAAAGCCAATAGCCGAGCCCATAAAGGGTGCCGTACAGGGGGTGGCGACCACGGTGGCCAATACCCCGGTAAAAAAGGAGCCGGTCAAGCCTGATTTTTCGGTTAGCCCCTGCCCCACGCCCATTAGATTCTGGCCAACTTCAATATAACCGGTCATGGTCAAGGCCATGCCAAAGAACAACAACACTAAGAAGGCGACGAAAAACGGCGATTGCAACTGAAAACCCCAGCCGACCCATTCACCAAAATACCGAATCAACAGCAACAGACCCGCAACCGCGATAAAACTGATCACCACCCCGGCGGTGTAAGCCAGACCATGGTTGCGCGTGTGCGCAGAGTCTTGTCCAAATTGCGCCATATGCATGGCCTTTAAGGACAGGACCGGAAACACACAGGGCATTAGATTGAGAATAAGACCGCCGATTAACGCAAAGATTAGCGCGCTGAGCACTGTCAGGCCAGACATGGGCACGCTGCTCGAGGTATTGGCTGTAATGACCGGGCTCGATAGCTCGACCGCATCACCGGAGCCGACATCCAAGTCTAAGGACGGCACGGAGCGTGCGACCCTTATCGGTTCGCCGCTGAGCGAAAAGAGCCGCTTCTGCGGTGGATAACACAGACCGGCATCGGCGCAGCCCTGATAGACCAACAGAATATGCCCTTGATCCGATAAGATTTGATGGCGAACGTCTAAGCTATGATAGAAAACCGTCATGTCTTCATCAAAGTTGGGATCGTATTTAACCTTGGCATTATCACTGAATAGGCCGTCGGACAGCGCAGCGCCATCCTGAGGAATTAGGTTATAGCGATCCTGATAGAGATAATAGCCATCGGCAATATCAACATGCACGACCAGCTCTGTGCCATCCCCGACCACCGACACACTAAACGCGTCAT
Protein-coding sequences here:
- a CDS encoding protein-disulfide reductase DsbD family protein, which produces MKRLGLVLLFFVMNSVWAGDFLAVDDAFSVSVVGDGTELVVHVDIADGYYLYQDRYNLIPQDGAALSDGLFSDNAKVKYDPNFDEDMTVFYHSLDVRHQILSDQGHILLVYQGCADAGLCYPPQKRLFSLSGEPIRVARSVPSLDLDVGSGDAVELSSPVITANTSSSVPMSGLTVLSALIFALIGGLILNLMPCVFPVLSLKAMHMAQFGQDSAHTRNHGLAYTAGVVISFIAVAGLLLLIRYFGEWVGWGFQLQSPFFVAFLVLLFFGMALTMTGYIEVGQNLMGVGQGLTEKSGLTGSFFTGVLATVVATPCTAPFMGSAIGFALLQPAYVSLLIFAAMGLGLALPILAISYVPALVKRMPKPGAWMDQFRQLMAFPLYATALWLLWVLVELQGSNALLKVGLGLILFSLAIWPALTVLPGQARGKIWFKRLTRLLLLVTALSMILDQRRSVDIWQDYSAALVSQSLAEGKSVFVDVTAAWCITCKANERVALSGKRFERLVRDNDIVLIRADWTNPSPAVDALIAGFNRDGVPLYAFYSQGDPVAQILPQLLTYGLVEELFSSAALK